In Marinitoga sp. 38H-ov, a genomic segment contains:
- a CDS encoding response regulator transcription factor encodes MFKILVIEDDKSISRLLELELKHEGFNVEVANDGKEGIEKYEKFKPDIILLDLMLPEIDGMEVADSIRNYDHNVGIIMLTAKGDLESKVQGLKTGADDYIVKPFEIEELLARIDSLLRRLGKHDVLTAGSIEIDPEKMEVKVKGKEINLTLTEFNLLKYLVLNKNSVVSKEKLLEEIWGYDDPENINLVEVYINYLRKKLNEEGKKIKTVRGVGYVFKEE; translated from the coding sequence ATGTTTAAAATATTGGTTATAGAAGATGATAAAAGTATATCAAGATTATTAGAATTAGAATTAAAACATGAAGGATTTAATGTTGAAGTTGCTAATGATGGAAAAGAAGGAATAGAAAAGTATGAAAAATTTAAACCTGATATAATACTTTTGGATTTAATGCTTCCAGAGATAGATGGGATGGAAGTGGCGGATTCTATACGAAATTATGATCATAATGTTGGGATTATAATGCTTACTGCTAAGGGAGATTTAGAAAGCAAAGTTCAAGGTTTAAAAACAGGAGCAGATGATTATATAGTAAAACCATTTGAAATTGAGGAATTATTAGCTAGGATTGATTCATTACTTAGAAGATTGGGAAAACATGATGTTTTGACAGCTGGTAGTATTGAAATAGATCCAGAAAAAATGGAAGTTAAAGTTAAAGGAAAAGAAATAAATTTGACACTTACTGAGTTTAATTTGTTAAAATATTTAGTATTAAATAAAAATTCTGTAGTTTCAAAAGAAAAATTATTGGAAGAAATATGGGGTTATGATGATCCAGAAAATATAAACTTAGTTGAGGTATATATTAATTATTTAAGGAAAAAATTAAACGAAGAAGGGAAAAAAATAAAAACTGTGAGAGGTGTTGGATACGTTTTTAAAGAAGAGTAA
- a CDS encoding HAMP domain-containing sensor histidine kinase, producing the protein MVWNLTFIYTIVIAIILLTIILSMRYFVEVMSVRSYSLILRQEIEKISQPLPSDRMGAMMRSMNMLRDTERLKNSIISNKIVILDGIVINDPYGIINDEIYNIKKPFAVFKRDKLYYIFIKTKIFDNSDLIIGGPSLEYTALLNTFNILAIRLGFLSIIIAFLISYYFAKKSLKPLLEISKEISEINVESLNKRIPEQKFSEFHNLTQNINSMLEKINRGYELQKQFVSDVSHELRTPLTSIIGYIKLVERWGKEDEKVFYESLENMKESSNYLKEMIENLLLLTKIEEDIEFKKVNLKDVVEKVIVMYKNEDIKINTNLKDVYVETNDDYLSIMLKVIIENAVKFTKLNEEDEIFININDKEIEIIDKGPGIPKHEISKIFERFYKSNKSRSDKGFGLGLSIAKRISEKIYTKIEVISDEGKGSTFKIKFS; encoded by the coding sequence GTGGTTTGGAACTTAACATTTATATATACTATAGTTATAGCTATAATCTTACTAACAATTATACTTTCAATGAGATATTTTGTTGAGGTTATGTCGGTAAGATCATATTCTTTAATATTAAGGCAGGAGATTGAAAAAATTTCACAACCACTTCCATCTGATAGAATGGGAGCTATGATGAGAAGTATGAATATGTTAAGAGATACTGAGAGATTAAAAAATAGTATAATATCAAATAAAATAGTAATTTTAGATGGAATAGTGATTAACGACCCATATGGAATAATAAACGATGAAATTTATAACATAAAAAAACCATTTGCAGTTTTTAAAAGAGATAAATTATATTATATATTTATTAAAACTAAAATTTTTGATAATTCAGATTTGATTATAGGAGGTCCATCTTTAGAATATACTGCATTATTAAATACTTTTAATATATTAGCTATAAGATTGGGTTTTTTAAGTATTATAATAGCATTCTTAATTTCGTATTATTTTGCAAAGAAATCTTTGAAACCATTATTGGAGATTTCGAAAGAAATATCAGAAATAAATGTAGAAAGTTTAAATAAAAGAATTCCAGAACAAAAGTTTTCTGAGTTTCACAATTTAACTCAAAATATAAATTCTATGCTTGAAAAAATTAATAGAGGATATGAGTTGCAAAAACAATTTGTATCAGATGTATCGCATGAATTAAGAACGCCTTTGACTTCTATAATTGGTTATATAAAATTAGTAGAAAGATGGGGAAAAGAGGATGAAAAAGTTTTTTATGAATCACTTGAGAATATGAAAGAATCATCAAATTATTTAAAAGAAATGATAGAAAATTTATTGTTATTAACAAAAATAGAAGAAGATATAGAATTTAAAAAAGTTAACTTAAAAGATGTTGTTGAAAAAGTTATTGTTATGTATAAAAATGAAGATATAAAAATAAACACAAATTTAAAAGATGTATATGTTGAAACAAATGATGACTATTTATCAATAATGTTAAAAGTAATAATTGAAAATGCAGTAAAATTTACAAAATTAAATGAAGAAGATGAGATATTTATTAATATTAATGATAAAGAAATAGAAATAATAGATAAGGGGCCCGGAATTCCTAAACATGAAATATCTAAAATATTTGAGAGGTTTTATAAATCTAATAAGTCAAGATCAGATAAAGGTTTTGGATTAGGACTTTCTATTGCTAAAAGAATCAGTGAAAAAATTTACACCAAAATAGAAGTTATTAGTGATGAGGGAAAAGGAAGTACATTTAAGATTAAATTTTCTTAA
- a CDS encoding YicC/YloC family endoribonuclease has protein sequence MRSMTGYGRIEENIGNYSFTVEIKSLNGKHLNIKTNLPWIYSSLELKINDVLKKYFKRGSLNVYIDIRLIQPKDIIKIDKALAKSYYDALNELASYLHLSDLPDLELLVKFKEIMRYSIDEKDLEDIWNSLEKVVIKAIDKVIETQESEGEKIYKVIIEYVDKIENITNEIEKYSKDMKLYYMEKLKESLKDLDLDIEYNKERLEYEIALILERGDITEEIDRLKMHVKKFRDVSSSNIEAIGQNLDFLSQEMHREFNTIASKSKLKEVTALSIEGRLFVNKIKEQVQNIH, from the coding sequence ATGAGAAGTATGACTGGTTATGGGAGAATAGAAGAAAATATAGGAAATTATAGCTTTACAGTTGAAATAAAATCATTAAATGGTAAACACTTAAATATAAAAACAAATTTACCATGGATATATTCGTCATTAGAACTAAAAATAAATGATGTTTTAAAAAAATATTTCAAAAGAGGTTCTTTGAATGTTTATATAGATATAAGATTAATTCAACCAAAAGACATAATAAAAATTGATAAAGCATTAGCTAAATCGTATTATGATGCATTAAATGAACTTGCTAGTTATCTTCACTTAAGTGACTTACCTGATTTAGAATTACTAGTTAAATTTAAAGAAATTATGAGATATTCCATAGATGAAAAAGATTTAGAAGATATATGGAATAGTTTAGAAAAAGTTGTTATTAAAGCAATAGATAAAGTTATTGAAACCCAAGAATCTGAAGGTGAAAAAATATACAAAGTTATTATTGAATATGTAGATAAGATAGAAAACATAACTAATGAAATAGAAAAATATTCTAAGGATATGAAACTGTATTATATGGAGAAACTAAAAGAATCTTTAAAGGATTTAGATTTGGATATAGAATATAACAAGGAAAGACTAGAATATGAAATTGCATTAATTCTTGAAAGAGGAGATATTACTGAAGAAATAGATAGATTAAAAATGCATGTAAAAAAATTCAGAGATGTATCTTCGTCTAATATAGAAGCAATTGGACAGAATTTAGACTTTTTATCTCAAGAAATGCATAGAGAATTTAATACTATAGCTTCAAAATCTAAATTGAAAGAAGTTACGGCATTATCTATAGAAGGAAGATTATTTGTAAATAAGATTAAAGAACAAGTTCAAAATATTCATTAA
- a CDS encoding DUF370 domain-containing protein, whose amino-acid sequence MYGLINIGFGNVVIGDRVIAIVNPESSPLKRLKDIAKEEGKLIDATYGRKTRAIVITDSNHIILSAIQPETISGRFMQNFYDVESALEKIRKEVYNR is encoded by the coding sequence GTGTACGGGTTAATTAATATTGGTTTTGGTAATGTGGTTATAGGAGATAGAGTAATAGCAATTGTTAATCCAGAGTCTTCACCATTAAAAAGATTAAAGGACATAGCTAAAGAAGAAGGAAAATTAATAGATGCAACATATGGAAGAAAAACAAGAGCTATAGTAATAACTGATAGTAATCATATTATTTTAAGTGCTATTCAACCTGAAACTATTAGTGGAAGGTTTATGCAAAATTTCTATGATGTAGAATCTGCTTTAGAAAAGATTAGGAAAGAGGTTTATAATAGATGA
- the gmk gene encoding guanylate kinase gives MTKGILYVVSGPSGVGKSSIIKNAMSKLNGFIFSVSYTTRPPRPGEINGKDYFFVDENTFNKMVENNEFLEYANVHGYKYGTSKKYIKEKINEGLNIVLDIDVQGALNIIKVMPEDTVLIFVAPPSYSELKKRLMNRGTEKENDLKVRLEDAKWELSKINDFDYLIVNEDLNEAINQLISIFIAEQIKTKRVTEHLGRYSFFKLEEE, from the coding sequence ATGACAAAAGGAATACTGTATGTAGTTAGTGGTCCTAGTGGTGTAGGAAAATCATCTATCATAAAAAATGCAATGTCAAAATTGAATGGTTTTATTTTTTCTGTGTCTTATACAACAAGACCACCTAGACCAGGAGAAATAAATGGGAAAGATTATTTTTTTGTTGATGAGAATACATTTAATAAGATGGTGGAAAATAATGAATTTTTAGAATATGCCAATGTTCATGGTTATAAATATGGAACATCAAAAAAATATATTAAAGAAAAAATAAATGAAGGTTTAAATATAGTACTTGATATTGATGTTCAAGGTGCTCTCAATATTATTAAAGTTATGCCGGAAGATACTGTATTGATATTTGTTGCGCCTCCTTCATATTCTGAATTAAAAAAACGTTTAATGAATAGAGGTACAGAAAAGGAAAATGATTTAAAAGTTAGATTAGAAGATGCAAAATGGGAACTTTCAAAAATAAATGATTTTGATTATCTAATTGTAAACGAAGATTTAAATGAAGCAATAAATCAATTAATATCTATTTTTATTGCTGAGCAAATTAAAACAAAGAGAGTTACTGAACATTTAGGTAGATATTCATTTTTCAAGTTGGAGGAGGAATAA
- a CDS encoding DNA-directed RNA polymerase subunit omega, with protein MSMDFNYDEIIKKIGFKYAIPVMVAKRVQILKEDGFDSTSKPLVKTSDNNLVTIAFKEIEKGYVRLKNKDKLEDIKPEVK; from the coding sequence ATGTCAATGGATTTTAATTATGATGAGATTATAAAAAAAATAGGATTTAAATATGCAATTCCTGTTATGGTTGCAAAGAGAGTTCAAATATTAAAAGAAGATGGTTTTGATTCTACATCAAAACCTTTAGTAAAGACTTCAGATAATAATTTAGTAACGATAGCTTTTAAAGAAATAGAAAAAGGATATGTTAGATTGAAAAATAAAGATAAATTAGAGGATATTAAACCTGAGGTGAAATAG
- a CDS encoding HEAT repeat domain-containing protein: protein MANPIIEAYKILQERIRQENMKLYLELLDSKVSTVKAKSIQELQKQRVEITHMHEMLKDNSPNVRLSALKYLEKMGRLDCDILKELFNDISPVVRKETIRLYLSLGCEDIEAIYPLTKDPDFKVRFQLVNSFIEFYPEDLDKIKDKFKDDPNQQIKILLNASDNISEIILSEDVPISLKKLILKRFFESNDSVTVFNTFSTIYNDSDKNIKLLLIKFISGLPCEISKTFFTKKMDEEEDIEILFELVNKGKKICGNDIIQDWVIDKFIDSDISKIKNFGFKLAMEKDDMNYVDYARSLLDIVEDEFLSGAVSYLLHFLDYTLLEKVPDFLNSLSIKRKNFALQIIKKLKADQFLMEVSHIAENKMYPLNLRKNALNILKILKANNYWEIPYNILKEENENGTLKLTALTVLLKLNPEVVPSVLE from the coding sequence ATGGCTAATCCAATTATTGAAGCATATAAAATATTGCAAGAAAGAATAAGACAAGAAAATATGAAATTATATTTAGAATTATTAGACTCAAAAGTATCTACTGTAAAAGCAAAGTCTATTCAAGAACTGCAAAAACAAAGGGTAGAAATTACTCATATGCATGAGATGTTAAAAGATAATAGTCCAAATGTTAGATTATCAGCATTAAAATATTTAGAAAAAATGGGAAGGTTAGATTGTGATATTTTAAAAGAGTTATTTAATGATATATCTCCTGTTGTTAGAAAAGAAACGATAAGATTATATCTTTCATTAGGATGCGAAGATATTGAAGCAATATATCCTTTGACAAAGGATCCTGACTTTAAAGTGAGATTTCAATTAGTAAATTCTTTTATAGAGTTTTATCCTGAAGATTTAGATAAAATAAAAGATAAATTTAAAGATGATCCAAATCAGCAAATAAAAATATTATTAAATGCATCTGATAATATAAGTGAAATAATTTTATCAGAAGATGTACCCATATCACTAAAAAAATTAATATTAAAAAGATTTTTTGAGTCAAATGATTCAGTTACTGTATTTAATACTTTTAGTACAATATATAATGATTCTGATAAAAACATAAAATTATTATTAATTAAGTTTATATCAGGCCTTCCCTGTGAAATATCTAAAACATTTTTTACAAAAAAAATGGATGAAGAAGAAGATATTGAAATATTATTTGAATTAGTTAATAAAGGGAAAAAAATATGTGGAAACGATATAATTCAAGATTGGGTTATAGATAAATTTATTGATTCTGATATCTCAAAAATAAAAAATTTTGGATTTAAATTAGCAATGGAAAAAGATGATATGAATTACGTAGATTATGCTAGGAGTTTATTAGATATAGTTGAAGATGAATTTTTAAGTGGTGCGGTATCTTACTTATTGCATTTTCTAGATTATACATTATTAGAAAAAGTTCCGGATTTTTTAAATTCTCTTTCAATAAAAAGAAAGAATTTTGCATTACAAATAATAAAAAAGTTAAAAGCAGATCAGTTTTTAATGGAGGTTTCTCATATTGCAGAAAATAAAATGTATCCATTGAATTTAAGGAAAAATGCATTAAATATTTTAAAAATATTAAAAGCAAATAATTATTGGGAAATTCCATATAATATTTTAAAAGAAGAAAATGAAAATGGAACGTTAAAATTGACAGCTTTAACTGTATTATTAAAATTGAATCCTGAGGTAGTTCCAAGTGTTCTTGAATGA
- a CDS encoding ComF family protein: MPSYIIKRNIKIYFSTVYEEPISKLIKEFKFKNNVHFAKIFAKLIYKTYKYYKIEFENIPELLYIPSTINHLKKRGYNPVRLITKQFSNMTGFDISNNLKVNPAYYKSQVNAKNLLERKIQIRNKFEFIKSNKKTYILIDDVYTSGATIEEAINKIEGNVIPIILCKNVKK; the protein is encoded by the coding sequence ATGCCATCGTATATAATTAAAAGAAATATAAAAATTTACTTTTCTACTGTATACGAAGAGCCTATATCAAAACTAATTAAAGAATTTAAATTTAAAAATAATGTACATTTTGCGAAAATTTTCGCAAAATTAATATATAAAACATATAAATATTATAAAATAGAATTTGAAAATATACCAGAATTATTATATATACCGTCAACAATTAACCATCTAAAAAAGAGAGGTTATAATCCTGTAAGGTTAATTACAAAACAATTCTCTAATATGACAGGTTTTGATATAAGTAATAATTTAAAAGTAAATCCGGCTTATTATAAATCTCAAGTAAATGCAAAAAATCTTTTAGAAAGGAAAATTCAAATAAGAAATAAATTTGAGTTTATTAAGTCAAATAAAAAAACATATATTTTAATTGATGATGTTTATACAAGTGGTGCAACTATAGAAGAAGCGATTAATAAAATAGAAGGGAACGTTATCCCCATAATTCTTTGCAAAAATGTTAAAAAATGA
- a CDS encoding DUF4912 domain-containing protein yields the protein MIIDKKLSNLLDSEEPSIQELRNIAKNMGIKLKRSMRKKDIIKVIKSKLIQLKEEGLITETSNSYSKISIENINLVEDKPLNKNILIITSVNSHWIYAQWFFSKELYKKINKLPENIKIVMRFYEIKENTFDDINRIYESNNDLRNYKSYYFFVPESNVEYIAEIGYLDFEKNFISLIKSNKIKMPSEKIQLSENLVIFNLKTNKKKKIRKKIDINIVEKIPSLATGNMALHQLGDKPPISGGGSFVWNLYSRGTKK from the coding sequence ATGATTATAGATAAAAAGCTTTCTAATTTACTGGATAGTGAAGAGCCAAGTATTCAAGAGTTGAGAAATATTGCGAAAAATATGGGTATAAAATTAAAAAGGTCTATGAGGAAAAAAGATATAATAAAAGTTATTAAAAGTAAATTAATTCAATTAAAAGAAGAAGGACTAATAACGGAAACCTCAAACTCTTATTCTAAAATATCAATAGAAAACATTAATCTTGTTGAAGACAAACCCTTAAATAAAAATATACTTATTATTACAAGTGTTAATTCTCATTGGATATATGCCCAATGGTTTTTTTCTAAGGAATTATATAAAAAGATAAATAAGTTACCTGAAAATATTAAGATTGTAATGAGATTTTATGAAATAAAGGAAAATACATTTGATGATATAAATAGAATATATGAATCAAATAATGATTTGAGAAATTACAAAAGCTATTATTTTTTTGTTCCTGAATCAAATGTTGAATATATAGCAGAAATAGGCTATTTAGACTTTGAAAAAAATTTTATATCATTAATAAAAAGTAATAAAATAAAAATGCCTTCTGAAAAAATACAGTTGTCTGAGAATTTAGTAATATTTAATTTAAAGACCAATAAAAAGAAAAAAATAAGAAAAAAAATTGATATTAATATTGTTGAAAAAATTCCGAGTTTAGCAACAGGAAATATGGCATTGCATCAATTGGGAGATAAACCTCCTATATCTGGTGGAGGTTCATTTGTTTGGAATTTATATTCTAGGGGGACAAAAAAATGA
- a CDS encoding 1,4-alpha-glucan branching protein domain-containing protein has protein sequence MNQRSSKIIFVLHSHLPYVRHPDYEEFMEERWLFEAITETYIPIIKVLKNLENKEINFKLVMSFSPTLIEMLNSIDLQEKYIRYLRKIIELAEKEYERTKDEEIIKHKMADYYASKFKEILYIFEKEYNKNILLAFKEYEEKGYLELITTSATHAVLPIYAEYPEIIKYQIKYGLETFKNAFGHYPKGFWLPEMGYYEGLDEKLKEFGIEYFFVEKHGLIYGNPYPIYDVYYPVITNSNVFVFGRDKENNIDIFDPETGYLNDPRYREFYRDIGFDREYEYIKDYIDKSGVRCNTGIKYYKITGKEKGLYDKLLYDIDEAYIAVKEDAKDFVQKRLNQVNKLKNKFESITPILTYAFDTEFFGHWWYEGIIFLEKVIEYLYNTDEISLTTPKEVIKDLEEVQVLQPSKSSWGINGYFEEWINGNNDWIYPAIHEMIEIFEMKKNNENKEILNMMLKEIMLTQSSDWAFIISSGTTVEYAVNRIKTHVKRFFELNAMLDSGKSDKNKLKYYMWMDKIFENIDFSSFCD, from the coding sequence ATGAATCAAAGAAGTTCTAAAATTATTTTTGTATTGCATTCTCATTTGCCATATGTTAGACATCCCGATTATGAAGAATTTATGGAAGAAAGATGGTTATTTGAAGCGATAACAGAAACATATATTCCTATTATAAAAGTGTTAAAAAATTTGGAAAATAAAGAGATAAATTTTAAATTAGTTATGAGTTTTTCTCCTACTTTAATAGAAATGTTAAATAGTATAGATTTGCAAGAAAAATATATTAGATATTTAAGAAAAATAATTGAATTAGCGGAAAAAGAATATGAAAGAACCAAGGATGAAGAAATAATTAAGCATAAAATGGCTGATTATTATGCTAGTAAATTTAAAGAAATTTTATATATTTTTGAAAAAGAATATAATAAAAATATATTATTGGCTTTTAAAGAATATGAGGAAAAGGGTTATTTGGAATTAATAACAACATCAGCAACACATGCAGTTTTGCCAATATATGCTGAATATCCTGAAATAATAAAATATCAAATTAAATATGGGTTAGAAACATTCAAAAACGCTTTTGGTCATTATCCAAAGGGATTTTGGTTGCCGGAAATGGGCTATTATGAAGGATTAGATGAGAAATTAAAGGAATTTGGTATTGAATATTTTTTTGTAGAGAAGCATGGACTAATATATGGAAATCCTTATCCAATATACGATGTATATTATCCTGTTATAACAAATTCTAATGTTTTTGTTTTTGGAAGAGATAAAGAGAATAATATAGATATATTTGATCCAGAAACAGGGTATTTAAATGACCCTAGATATAGGGAGTTCTATAGAGATATTGGATTTGATAGAGAATATGAATATATAAAAGATTATATAGATAAAAGTGGAGTTAGATGCAATACTGGAATAAAATATTATAAGATTACAGGAAAAGAAAAAGGTTTATATGATAAATTATTATACGATATAGATGAAGCATATATTGCAGTAAAAGAAGATGCTAAAGATTTTGTCCAAAAAAGATTAAATCAAGTTAATAAGTTAAAAAATAAATTTGAAAGTATAACTCCAATCTTAACTTATGCTTTTGATACAGAATTTTTTGGTCATTGGTGGTATGAAGGAATAATATTTTTAGAAAAAGTAATTGAATATTTATATAATACAGATGAGATTTCTTTGACCACACCTAAAGAAGTTATAAAAGATTTAGAAGAGGTTCAAGTTTTACAACCTTCAAAATCTTCTTGGGGGATAAATGGATATTTTGAAGAGTGGATAAATGGAAATAATGATTGGATTTATCCGGCAATACATGAAATGATAGAAATATTTGAAATGAAAAAAAATAATGAAAATAAAGAAATTTTAAATATGATGTTAAAAGAGATAATGCTTACACAATCAAGTGATTGGGCTTTTATTATTAGTTCTGGGACAACAGTTGAATATGCCGTTAACAGAATAAAAACACATGTGAAACGTTTTTTTGAACTAAATGCAATGCTTGATAGTGGAAAAAGTGATAAAAATAAGTTAAAATATTATATGTGGATGGATAAAATTTTTGAGAATATAGATTTTTCATCATTTTGCGATTAA
- a CDS encoding 2-oxoacid:acceptor oxidoreductase family protein: MPEKYFEIRWHGRAGQGAKSASQFLTEAAVEAGLYSTAFPEYGAERSGAPMKAFNRIAEVPIRIRSGIETPDVVVVFDDTMLGLPDITLGLSEDKILLVNTVITPAEVREKTGFKGKIYTIPATDIALEEIKRGIPNTVMIGALVKLTNVVPLDVIKNKVKKTFEKKFSTEVVEANIRAVERGYQEVKGDA, encoded by the coding sequence GTGCCAGAAAAATACTTTGAAATTAGATGGCATGGAAGAGCTGGTCAAGGAGCAAAAAGTGCTTCACAATTCTTGACAGAGGCTGCTGTAGAGGCAGGATTATATTCTACAGCTTTCCCAGAATATGGTGCAGAAAGATCAGGTGCACCTATGAAAGCTTTTAACAGAATAGCAGAAGTTCCAATAAGGATAAGAAGTGGTATTGAAACACCTGATGTAGTAGTAGTTTTTGATGACACAATGTTAGGTTTACCAGATATTACTTTAGGTTTATCAGAAGATAAAATATTATTGGTAAATACAGTTATAACTCCAGCAGAAGTTAGAGAAAAAACAGGATTTAAAGGAAAAATCTATACAATTCCTGCAACAGATATTGCATTAGAAGAAATAAAAAGAGGTATTCCAAATACAGTTATGATAGGTGCTTTGGTAAAATTAACAAATGTTGTTCCATTAGATGTTATAAAAAATAAGGTTAAGAAAACATTTGAGAAAAAATTCTCAACTGAAGTTGTAGAAGCTAATATAAGAGCTGTTGAAAGAGGTTATCAGGAGGTGAAAGGCGATGCCTAA
- a CDS encoding 4Fe-4S binding protein, whose product MPKYDSWKDMPIAGVIDKPATAREYNTGTWRIMRPIINKDACINCMQCWLYCPDMAINGRVKEDGKTEMLGFDYNYCKGCGTCAEICPVNAIEMKPETEFLK is encoded by the coding sequence ATGCCTAAATATGATAGCTGGAAAGATATGCCTATCGCTGGAGTTATTGACAAACCAGCTACAGCAAGAGAATACAATACAGGTACATGGAGAATAATGAGACCTATTATAAATAAAGACGCATGTATTAATTGTATGCAATGCTGGTTATATTGTCCAGATATGGCAATTAATGGTAGAGTAAAAGAAGATGGGAAAACAGAAATGTTAGGCTTTGATTATAATTATTGTAAAGGTTGCGGAACATGTGCAGAAATTTGTCCTGTAAACGCAATTGAAATGAAACCTGAAACGGAATTTTTGAAATAA
- the porA gene encoding pyruvate ferredoxin oxidoreductase, translating to MPTRLAVTGAAAVAHAMRQINPDVVAAYPITPQTPIVEYFAGFVADGIVDTVMVPVESEHSAMSAVVGSAAAGARTMTATAANGLALMFEVVYIAASMRLPIVMPIVNRALSGPINIHGDHSDAYSVRDAGWIQLFCENSQEAYDMTIIATKLAEREEVLTPAMVNLDGFITSHGVEGVDLLDDEVVRDFVGIWEPKYPLLDVDNPITHGPLDLFDYYFEHHRQQQEGLKNAYKALPEVFAEYEKISGRKYDFLDLYRMEDAEYVMIVMNSAASTAKYVVDELREQGIKAGLVKPWVFTPFPKKELLEALEGRKAIMVLDRAMSFGKEAPLYSLIKSALYEAKDRPMIGSYVYGLGGRDVTPTMLKVPFEDALKGDLDPNEERYLGLKE from the coding sequence ATGCCTACAAGATTAGCGGTAACTGGTGCAGCTGCAGTAGCTCATGCTATGAGACAAATTAATCCAGATGTAGTAGCTGCATATCCAATAACACCACAAACACCAATAGTTGAATATTTTGCTGGCTTTGTAGCAGATGGAATTGTAGATACAGTTATGGTACCTGTTGAATCTGAACACTCAGCAATGAGTGCTGTTGTAGGTTCTGCAGCAGCAGGGGCAAGAACAATGACTGCAACAGCTGCTAATGGTTTAGCTTTAATGTTTGAAGTTGTATATATAGCAGCATCAATGAGATTACCTATAGTTATGCCTATTGTTAATAGGGCATTATCAGGACCTATTAATATTCATGGTGATCATTCAGATGCTTACTCAGTAAGAGACGCAGGTTGGATTCAATTATTCTGTGAAAATTCACAAGAAGCATATGATATGACAATAATAGCTACAAAATTAGCTGAAAGAGAAGAAGTTTTAACACCAGCAATGGTTAACCTAGATGGTTTTATTACATCACATGGTGTTGAAGGTGTAGACTTATTAGATGATGAGGTAGTAAGAGATTTTGTTGGTATTTGGGAACCAAAATACCCATTATTAGATGTTGATAATCCAATTACACATGGTCCATTAGATTTATTTGACTATTATTTTGAACATCATAGACAACAACAAGAAGGTTTAAAAAATGCATATAAAGCATTACCTGAAGTATTTGCAGAATACGAAAAAATTTCAGGAAGAAAATATGATTTCTTAGATTTATATAGAATGGAAGATGCAGAATATGTAATGATTGTTATGAACTCAGCAGCATCAACAGCTAAATATGTTGTTGATGAATTAAGAGAACAAGGTATAAAAGCAGGTTTAGTAAAACCATGGGTATTTACACCATTCCCTAAAAAAGAATTATTAGAAGCATTAGAAGGAAGAAAAGCTATAATGGTTCTTGATAGGGCAATGTCATTTGGTAAAGAAGCTCCATTATATTCATTAATAAAATCTGCATTGTATGAAGCTAAAGATAGACCTATGATTGGTTCATATGTATATGGTTTAGGTGGAAGAGATGTAACACCTACAATGTTAAAAGTTCCATTTGAAGATGCATTAAAAGGTGACTTAGATCCAAACGAAGAAAGATATCTTGGTTTAAAAGAATAA